DNA from Lactobacillus johnsonii:
TGGTTGGGTTGATGTAAACCTTTCAGAAAAAGGTGTTGAAGAAGCTAAGAAGGCTGGTCGTTTAATTAAGGAACACGGTCTTGAATTTGATCAAGCTTATACTTCATTATTAACTCGTGCTATCAAGACTTTGCACTACGCACTTGAAGAAAGTGACCAACTTTGGATTCCAGAAACTAAGACTTGGAGATTAAACGAACGTCATTACGGTGCTCTTCAAGGTTTAAACAAGAAGGCTACTGCTGAAAAATACGGTGACGAACAAGTTCACATTTGGCGTCGTTCATACGATGTTTTGCCACCAGCTATTGATGACGATAACGAATACAGTCAAGCACATGACCGTCGTTACGCAAATCTTGATCCACATATCGTTCCTAAGGCAGAAAACTTACACGTTACTTTAGACCGTGTAATGCCATTCTGGGAAGATCACATTGCTCCAGATTTACTTGACGGCAAGAACGTTATTATTGCTGCACACGGTAACTCACTTCGTGCTTTAACTAAGTACATTGAAAACATCTCTGACGATGACATCATGGACTTAGAAATGAAGACTGGTGAACCAGTTGTTTACACATTTGATGACAAGTTAGATGTTGTTAACAAAGAAAAACTTGACGACTAATTTTTAGTTCTTGAGTAAAAGAAGCTCCGACGAAAGTCGGGGCTTTTTTGTTGGGAGGGATAGACATGAAAGAAAGAATTGTAACATATCCAGCAATCTTTAAACCAATTGAAGATAATGTTTACTTTATTAGTTTTCCCGATGTTAAGGGAGCCATTACTTAAGGACATGGACTAAAAGATGCTTTTGAAATGGCAGCAGATGCTTTGGGAACAATTTTGTTTGATGAAAAGAAATTGCCAAAAATGACTTATCCTGCTGAAATTAAAATAGAGGAGCCTGGTGCTTTTGTTGCATTAGTATCAACTGATCTAACAAAATCAGCAGCTAATTTTGAAAAAACTGTTAGAAAAAATGTAACTGTACCTGCTAAGCTAGCTCTCCAAGCTGAGAAAAAGAAAATTAATTTTTCCAAAGTATTAACAGAAGCCCTTAGAGAAAAATTGAATTATTAATAATAAAAAATTCCGAAATTCTATCAATTGATGATGAGTTTTGGAATTTTTTTATTTTTGGAAAATGCTGGTATAAAGGGAAAGTTATTAAAGCGGTCTAAAAAATACAACGAATTGTGTGAAAAGGCTTGACTTAGTTGAAAATGGGGGGGTTAAACTACCTTTGTATAAACTGTTATTTATTACTTTGTTTAGAGGATGTAAAATGAAGAAAAGAACAACAATGTTGATGTCTGCTTTGTTTGCAGCTGGAACATTTGCGCTTAATGGAAATGTTGCTAAAGCTGACAATGTACAAGCAGTAAATAATAACAATGCTAATAGCACAGAAGTTAAGCAAAACACAGTTAATGCTGATAGTAGTAAGTTAAATGTTGCTAGTGCACAAACCCAAAATGATCAAGCAAATAATCAAGAGACGTCTACAAAATCAGAGCCTGATAATAAAGAATTAACCCAAGATTCTGATAAATTTAATATTGCGGCAGTTAAACATTCTTTTGGTGAAGACTCAAATATTAAGGTGCCTAACGAAGAAGCACTTGAGCAAGAAACGACAGATTTATATTCAAAATATATGGATCAAAAAGATGAGAATGAGCGCAACACCACTTCGACATATGACTCACCATTTGTGTCTATGGGTGAGGTACGACCTACCATGTACCTAGAAAATTTAACCAATCCTAACTCAGAAAAGTTAGATGATAAGGATGTGGATTGGAATAAAGTTGGCACCCAATTAAAAAATGCAAAAGAAAAAGTAGATCATTACCTTGATACTGCTTTAAATGAAAATACTTCTTACTTACCAACTGCAAAAAAGGATGCCCGTGATTCTATAAAAGATATAGCTATACCGGCAGCATCTGAAATCAAGCCAAATTATAATATTGACCTAGAGACACTTGAAGGTATTTATAACACAGTTTCATTTCCATATTTAGCAACTTTATTTGATTTTCGTGGTAATGAGGGAGACTATGTATCTGCCATAGGAAATTCAGACTACAAAGATCAATCAAATGATTACGTAAATAAATTAGCAGAATTAGTTGCAAGAAATGTAAAGAAAGACAAAGAGTGGGTATTATTTAATACTAATCCTTTTGTTCCAACAGCTGCATCATATGTAATAAACCCAGAATTAATTAAAATTGATCGTGATGCCTACAACAGAAACAACAATATCAAATCAGACGAAAATACTTCTGCCAACAAGAACCAATCAACA
Protein-coding regions in this window:
- a CDS encoding type II toxin-antitoxin system HicB family antitoxin, whose protein sequence is MKERIVTYPAIFKPIEDNVYFISFPDVKGAIT
- a CDS encoding 2,3-diphosphoglycerate-dependent phosphoglycerate mutase, yielding MSKLVLIRHGQSEWNLSNQFTGWVDVNLSEKGVEEAKKAGRLIKEHGLEFDQAYTSLLTRAIKTLHYALEESDQLWIPETKTWRLNERHYGALQGLNKKATAEKYGDEQVHIWRRSYDVLPPAIDDDNEYSQAHDRRYANLDPHIVPKAENLHVTLDRVMPFWEDHIAPDLLDGKNVIIAAHGNSLRALTKYIENISDDDIMDLEMKTGEPVVYTFDDKLDVVNKEKLDD